Proteins encoded by one window of Rutidosis leptorrhynchoides isolate AG116_Rl617_1_P2 chromosome 7, CSIRO_AGI_Rlap_v1, whole genome shotgun sequence:
- the LOC139859198 gene encoding uncharacterized protein — protein sequence MIINRILNCVSEDRCFDELKAEVASLSDFTQKLIQEAVINGDSGVTCSKSIKYNPYKAVSQSNNKASTIIFPLKAKALVTLQIMMNLSKHDEFDTDQKFSFEISRSRPSTPLSSPLRSFSPLLLIETFSRKSLTYGKLPLEPIKLTVLKLDGSSFGN from the exons ATGATTATCAACAGAATACTTAATTGTGTTTCTGAAGATCGGTGTTTTGATGAACTGAAAGCCGAAGTTGCCAGCCTTTCAGATTTCACCCAAAAGCTCATTCAAGAGGCTGTAATTAATGGGGATTCTGGTGTTACTTGCAG TAAATCAATCAAATACAATCCATACAAAGCAGTTTCCCAATCCAACAACAAAGCAAGCACCATCATTTTTCCACTCAAAGCAAA GGCACTTGTGACTCTGCAGATCATGATGAATTTGTCGAAACACGATGAATTTGATACTGATCAAAAGTTTTCATTTGAGATAAGTCGATCACGCCCGTCTACTCCATTATCTTCGCCTCTACGTTCTTTTTCTCCGTTGTTACTTATTGAAACATTTTCTAGAAAAAGCTTGACATATGGAAAGCTTCCTTTAGAACCTATTAAACTTACTGTACTTAAGTTAGATGGATCTTCCTTTGGTAATTAA